CTTCACTTTTCACTATTATGCTGTTTTTCCTTATCAAAAAATTCCAACTAACTTTACTTCATGTATCATGTCACATTGTCGTATTTTGTTCAACACACATCTATTCTTCGAGTTTGAAAGATGCTATTGAATGTCGatcattattcaattattttaatttgatccttctcaatacatttttctattctttttctattatcTCTTCATCAATGTTCTAAGTTAAATCAACCTTTTTATTTGATGCTATTTTATCAATGAATGAACGACAGAAAATCTATTCCCTTTATAAGAGAGAAGCAACTGTGatcataagtatattatatagtaaatattgcAACATGATGTGGCtatatttgttgattttttgttCAGGTAACTTTGTGGGTGCTGCactttttgtacaatattgaCTTCAAATCGTGAATTAAAAGTCTAGCGCAAAACTCGTCttgaatatgttttatcaCTGATCGATCATCTAATATTTCAtcttttttatgcaaataataaatgaattaaaaaataatacttcagCTAGACGTAGAAAATGCGCAACCCATGTGAATGTCTTAAATGCGAAAGCGTGTCTTGAGAGTAAAATAGGCTATTCTAACGCGGTGAATTGTATCAATTCTATGGCAATTGGATATAATTCCGTTCCCTTGGGATTTCTGGGATTCTATCTTATGTCGTTTCTCTTGTCTCAAGCTATCatggtaccaaatttcactcaCATCGTTTTGGCATTTagaacagacagacagacagacagacaagagttactttcgcagtGAGGATTTTTCACAGTGACGTGAGCACCCTTCACgcatagtattagtaggaattaTTCGCTAAGTGTCGTGTGTAttcttacgcatttataatactagtatagaGTATTCGCTAAATGGCGTGTGCACCGACAGGGCGAGTGAGGCGGTCGAGGCGGGCGAGGCGGGCGAAGCGGGCGCGGAGTCGCTGTCGCGCGTGCGGCGCGGGCTGCGCTTCGTGTGCCGCGTGGCGCGCGCGTCGCTGCCGTTCCAGgcgctgctgctgctgctgctcGGCGCCGCCGCGCTCGCGCCCGCGTCCGACTGCCGCCAGCCGCCCTCGCTGCAGCCCGTGCTGCGCTACCCGCACGGCCCGCCGCCGCTCTAGGCGCCGCCGCCACACCACACTACACCACACTGCGCCACACTACGCCACACTACACCTCGGATTTGTGAAAGCATTTTATCCAACTAAGTCGAGTTTCTCGGATCAGTCGACTGAATGTATACATGTAAATCTCGCCACGTAATAACACCGTCGGATCTCGGGATTACCTTCCGCGGGATCTTTTCTAACCTGCCTCTCGGACACACGTGGcgagataattattaaaagtatggTTTTGTTTGCTTTAACAAACGGAACGAAACATTGTCTTATATGTGCGTCCATTAGCAATTGTCTTTTGGACTTTTGCTGGTAGACTACATTTTGACACTATCGGATATACCTCCAGTACTTTTTTATGATAGTGcgcatttaatttcaaattgtgtATTGAAATAAGATTCTTATAGCAATTAACaagtcacaatgttagtcgcTGTAAAATCtagattcattttaaattatgaaatttattaatcctgtaaatagaattaaaacgATTATGTAAATATCCAACTATGAAATGTAAAGTATTCAAAGGATAAAACTTTGAAAActgtaataacttttttatatcgaCTGTACTCTGTCTCCTAAAAATTCTAAACGGATCAACGTCGAAAGTGTATTTGaaattccaaaaaaaatcaaatacactTTTGGCGCTGACTGTACTTGTGATTTAAACTGGATTTGACGATATTAatgtaagatatttattattaagatctTTGTAACATCACAAATGTCTTGTATTCGAATATTTGGTAAGGACTAAACTCTTAGCTTACGCTCCAGCTCGGGGCCCTTCTCATATGACGAAAATACGATTGGGGGTTATGAATGGAGCTGAATTCTCGAAGGCCAAATGTATCACGTCATTGATTTTTGTCCTTTGCCCCTCTCAAAGGACatattccatttaaatataaaaaaaaatacaacatataAGTGTatcatcattttttatataagccaCGACGAGTCGATGACGCAAGCCTTCGACGTTCAGCGCATGCGCGTTCCACACCGCTTTTAGGAAAACGCGGTTTTCGAGCGCGCGAAATGACATTCCATATTCAAATGGTGCTAAGGCCAACGGAGCCCGCCGCggcatgtatataaaataacgtttttttgtatgtttgtaacgttcgTAATTGAAAAGACAGGTTGCGGCGGCGGGCTCGTGTCTCGCGCCGGACCGaacgatatatttatttatataaaaaaatatatatttattatttatataatctgtatttaaaGATGGCGCCGCACAAATCATACGACGGCTTATTCGCATTCACGCAttgttacttaaatattagatTGTAAGGACTGTTTATAAAGTCAATAAAGCCTTGCATTGATTatgttgctttttatttattattaacatttttacacaCGActgtacatatttacatatccTCCATATATACACCTGTTCTTATCTGAAAGAGggaaaacaatacattatatacattatatattttcctcGCAAATATATAGATTGAAATAGAATCACGAGAGGAGAAGCGATGTCTAAGTTTTAAAGCATCTGTTGTTTATTCTAGCCTCGCATGCGACCAATTGCTATACTTATAGTAATttgaaaaggaaataaattgatagaaTACTTGTaaattcagaaaaaaaatatgaaaaacaaaataggtGTACCCACTAAGATAGATAAGGATAGCTGAGTCGAGAACGCAGCCTGCGCACGTGTCGGCGGCGCGCACGCATCTCGCAGTCCCGCAGCTAAACATATAGGTAAATCatgattttgatataatatttagtgaaTGGTCACGGAATCTACGGtagactttgttttattttttgtgatgtaaggattttaatcaattttgtaataaaaataaaataaagcagtaGCAAgtacctcggacttaaaatagaaaaatcgtGGATTCAATgccagaaaataaattgatttttcaattcaccagttcgacgacatgtgttATGTACCATCCCGCACTTGATCAGCGTGGTTGTTAATGTCTCTATATTCTACACGTGCTACCAGGGAATCCCGTGTCCTTGCAGTAGATACTAGTTATCGGCATGGCCCTAGTAGGTCACATATTTGGTCTGATGATGACTGCCAACTAAGATTACTAcgatatcaattataatactaaCACAAAAGTAATTTATCCTAGTTAATATACTAACCAAATGTTCTGAAGGAGGTGAGGGGAAGAGAAAGGACGCCcgccccgcgcccgccgcgtcGCCGCGCAGAGCGGCTGCGCGTGCACTCGTGCGCATCAGCTGACTCACGATGATTATCACCAACTTAATGTAAGAgatatgaaagaaataaagaaagaaagttaAAGTATTGTCAGAAAATATGATACGAATACATTAAGCTTAAATGAGACAAACGGAAACAGTTTCAGCTAAACGCCGTATGAACTAAGCTCGAAACAGTGCTGATGTTCAGGCTGGCACGTTGATTGAGGTTTGTCCCTTGttattttgataacatttatatttattacatttctaaCAACTTGGTGTCTAATATAGATTTAACTACATAAGTATTTAACATTCTATtgcataattgtattttactcgatatgcatttaaaattatatgaaaatcgtTCCAGCTGTTTCGGAGGACTATGAGAACAATGATTGTGACACGACACGACACGAcagttttatacatatactagAGTTTAAagcttttctttataatattagtaaagatataaaatatagagatAGAGAAACTATACGCTATGCTAACACATATGCACCTGCAAGAGCACGGCGAGGCAGGTGCACGCCTGCAGCGCTCGCGCGGCACGTGCGAGCGGCGCGCGCACGGCCGCCACGCAGCCGCGCGCGTGCTGCGACGCGCCCCACAGCGGGGAGTGGGACTGCCACGCCCAGCGCCACTCCCACTATACGTGAATTATTTGGTGATGTTCATATAATCCACCCCCACTATCCAACCAACCACCTCTCATAAGCTAACATATTAAGGATTTAAGTTCCGAATTCCGAATCCATGTACATGTGGaagaaatctaaaataaaattgcttggCCCATTTCCACTGTACTCGGATCTTTACGGTTACTCTTATGAGCTCGTTCGAGTTTCGCTTCGAACATTACATATACTCTTATAGTTCTAGGATTACACGTACAAGCATCACACGCAATTTATGGTATTTTATAAGCCAAAAACAAAtgcattattaatatgtatgtataaaatcaGTGCATCCGTCACCTGCTGTAAAGGGTCGTGATAGCACGGAGCCAGTAGTGTGGGCGAGCAGCAGGAATACGGAGTCACCGGCGGCAGCACCTTCCCATCCGTGCCGGCTAACCTGTGACATACTGTGATAAACCGCACACCTACTACGGGATTTTCCACTATTGACTTCATGTTcttcaacattttaaaaccCTCCCATAGGTTTAACAATTCcatgacaaaataaatattcaatgctTGTGCATTTTTAAGAGCCTCTGAAAGGGGAAACCCCTTTGCAGCCTCATGTGATTAAcggaaataataattgtattgttgttTGTAATGCTCtgtatacaaacatatttgtatacgataccgatttcaaaaattctttcaccatttgaTATCTACATGATCCCTGACTGCTAAaggcatatatatatatcacggGCTAAGCGGGGGGGGGGGACCACTAGTATCGATATAAATTACTCACTTCATAACAAGATCCGAATCTTCATTGAggaaatcaatatttaaccATGGTATTTCATTCCAATCGCTCGGCTGATCAGCGCCACAACAGTTCAATTCCACCTGACGTtacaaaccaaataaaaaagctatCATGTAGTGCCAACTTAATAACTCACacgcagattttttttattaaatgacatCAAAAAAAGGATGAGATTCGCTCAATTTGACTGCTTTTAAATGTGTACTTTCGACCGggtgaaatgattttaatgattcttttatatatgaaagctggtgccttccgTGTGTAAggttctatataaatttacttactTACAATTTGAAGACATTTTGGCTTGGTTTATTGACAGATATAATTCCTTCATTAGTTACAATGCATAAAGTAAGGTTGAGTTATATCTTTAACGTTTGATCTTGaatgatcgattttctttacttttaaaGATGAAAGAGTAGCTAACCACAAAAAGCTAGAgcagtaaaattattattttctacaaatatcGACCGTATATCCGTAAACGGATTACTACATAACCTATAATATTTCGAATGCAACACTCATACATTCAAGTGTTATAACATTGGACTATTATTGGAATAGTAGATAGTAGACGCAATATAACATAGACAAGTTATTTTAACCACCTGCATTGTGTCCAGTAATGTTTTCCACGATGGCTCGGTGAGATACTGGGAAATACCAACCCGGAGTGATGTGGAAAGTTCTTTGATAAGTGCCTAAAAATAATAGACACCTTGGCAACAAAATAacagtgtaaataaatatagttaaaaaaacacttaaataataGGATCAACTAAATTGTGTCACTTACTCTTATACTCAATATGcgtaaggattttttttaatcccgGCGATTCTAATCAGGGTAATAAGACCAATACGAAACTAAAGTAATCGGTTGCATAGgtacaaacatataaagatacaagtaaaactaaaaaaagcgtcttaaaaattctaaaagtaaaaaaggGATACGATTGTTTTGGAAAATATCTAATTTCCTGAGATAAGATCATAGCCAAAATCATCAAACATCCATAAATTTTTTCACACTTTCGCGTTTAGTAGTAGTATAAAAAGCGTAGGATATAGACTAGCTTTTATACGCGGCTTCATTCGCGTAGTCAAAGTAACATTGGCATAGgaatcatattttttagcGCGGTAAAAAGTATTTGTATCAATATCTAGCTCCACTGGGACAAGACAGACAGCCAAAAAATTAAGGTTTAACAGTAGCATTTGTAGGATTATAAAGGATAATAAGGAAGTAAGGATAATAGGTAAAGTATAAAGTAAGTAGGATTAATCAACCTTCAAAGTGCTCCTACACGCCGCATACACCAGTACCCCGTTAGCTGCCATGAGGCACCCGCTTACCATCCAGCGGCGCGTGACCACGCACGATCGATGCCAGTGTGGGCGCCTCAGCAGCCACGAGAGAAGCCGGAGGCCACTGGTGTAGTGCAGCTTCATGCTGTACGCTTGGAGCAGGATTAAACCGTAGAGGAGGTACACTGTTAGCTGGATAGgtaattataagttattatccggctcgaaggaccatgTATAAATCCCAAAAAATCCCACTAAGATAGgtttagtaataaaacacTACATAGAGGGCGTACCAATCGTATATTGTCTATACACAAGAACCATAACATGCATTGTAGTTTTCATTACCGTGCGCTAGACGACGTAGGGCGACATCTGTTAGCGGCATTAACAGGTAATGACGTGAATCGAAGgaaggaaaattattttcctcaCAAAAGGTAGAAGATTGTCATCCGTTAAGGCAGTCTTTGTATGtgtttgcaatgaaaataaagaaatcctTGTGCGATTAACAGATTGTTTCGTTACTAGTCTTTACTGGGCGGATTTAACGTTTAAAAGATAAGACTTAATAAGTTTAAACGATAAGACTGCACTTTTAGTCAACACACTGAATCCTAATCCCTATCCTATAATcctgttttgtaaatataattggtgtttaataaagtattgagGATATAATATGACTCAGATTAATTATAAGTGGATTGTCATACAGTTCAGTTTGACCCAGGATGAGAAAATAACCCTcactatgttattatatagttttctaGAGGCAAGCGAGATACTTTCCTCAAAATGCGTCTAGTAGCTTTGACCTAacctaacaaacaaaaattcaagACAGTTAAAtaagacaatattttatccACACCTTATGTATATGCTTCAACAAGGACATAACACGAACTGATACATTATAACAGAATATCACCATCACGAGCGATAGAATCAGCTGCATAATCAACAACGCGCGAAGCACACACGCCAGCCTCTGCCGCCCATCCCTACTGAATGTGAGTCCGCTCCACGCCATGTGACCACATGGTGGTACATTCTAGAATATACTAGAACAATCCACGATATCTTATACCACTGAATGCAATTTTtgattcttattaaaatttggcTCTTTATTACGATGTCATGGCTATGTCACGTCATTTTTGACAAAGTTAtagattacaataattaaaatgtcgaGTACAATACAAACTATTTTGTTtgcatagaaaaataattattatttattataagacaaACTACGTTTTATctgaatatgtttttgtttatacatcTTCTTCTGCTTCTGATGCACAATTTCGTAGCTTAGCGACGATTtgtcaataatttttcaacgTTGTTTCTACAAAAGTCCATTTTTAAACAGGCCACTTACAAcacataataaaagttttgttttattgccgTCAACTGCAGTCAACTGTTGGCAGTTGAAAAAATGGCGAGGTTTAATTCGTAGTTtaagcttttattaatttaaaagttaaatttaagcTGTTTCATAGTTAACAATGGAGGAAGAACCTAAGCGAATAAAAGTGACGTGGAGCGATGATTTGAGTCACAATTCTGAAGAGGAAAGAGGTTGGTTATAATGTTGCAAGTTAGTTGATGATTTTGCGAATGCAATATCTGGGTTTAATAGCTTTAGAGATGtctgttgtattttatacttaaatatctTTTACTCGACGGACTACTGGTGTcaaatctacactaatattatacatttataattttgtatgtatgtttttttacaaaaactactgaaccgtttctttttcattcatttaccATAAGAAATCTGTAAGTATTACAAGCAACTGCATCACCGCAATCAGTTAATAACTAAAATTTGAGCAATGtaccattaaaatattctagaaCGGGAACGCCAAGCGCAGCTCGAGCGTGAGCTAGCGCAGCTCCCGGTCAAGCCAGTTTACGAACCCGAAGAACTTCAGAAATTGGTGTCCTACATAATGGATATAACCACCCTCTACGATCTACGCGACGAGGACTGGAATGATGAAACAAAAGCGGGTATAGAAGACTGGATCACAGAACCACGAGCTCTCGTTTTATGTGTTTACTTCAAAGGCGATAAACTGAAAGCTGCGTCAGATATACCCCTATCTCCGGTTTATGATctgatgtattttattaggcAACCCGACTTTGTTTTCAAGGCTGAAACATTTCATGATGACATTGTTTTTGGCACGTTCGTGGATTCAGTTGAATCGAATATGATCAAGATATTGGAATTGGTGTATGCTCCGTACTTCTTTGCAATAAGAACTTGGCCAGACAGTGAGTATAGAAATTCCTCTGATAATAGCTATATTTTAGCAATAGCTCTAAagtaataaacttaaattgcACCTTTTTTActgataattaatcatttgtttctcttaatttctttttaaatataggtgTCAAAAGTGAATTCTGCTCCCAATTGCACACATTTCTTGCCAAGCTAACTGATATGTACTACAAAATGCTCGGTCTTACCGTCTTATATATACCTCGAGAGGGTCAAGATCTGACCTTCGAAAAAGCAAGCGCTGATAGAGAACTGGTGAAGCGGCTGGAAGGTGTAGTGGTATATTGGACACACCAGATTAAATCCTGTATCGAAGATCAGTCTTCGGTTGCTTCACAAAAAGAACTGTTATGTCCAAGCGATGAGTATGACTTTTGGGTGTACCGACGTAcgttgtattttgttttttaacaaaagttGGGTAAGTTATGTATagaattatctttttataaatataatgttacagATGAGAACCTGAGTGCTCTACTCTACCAATTACGTAACCCGGCAGTGAAACATATCACAAAAATACTAGTAACAACGCATTCCACTTTCATTCACCAATTTCAAGCGCTCTGTGATGAAATTAATCAGAAGATCAAAGAAGCAACATCCAATATTGAGTTCCTTCAAGTCATTAAGCAGCCCTGCGCGATACTGGAGTGTGTCGAAGACCCGGATGAAATATCCAATCACATTCCgcaaatcataaatttatttcgagTTATCTGGATGGAGTCGCCATACTATAATAGCGAAACGCGTATaacaaatctatttaaagCCTTGagcaatcaaattataatccTCTGCCGTAACTACATAAAACTTGAAGACCTCTTTGATGGTCAAACTAAGAAGGCTCTTGGCGAGTTCAGCAAATGTATAGATTGCTGCAAAAGGTACAGAGAGATATACGATCTAATGGCAGAAGCTCATGGCGAGGTAAATCCAGGAACTTGGGAGTTGGATACTGGCtccatatttaattacatagatTCCTTTGTGCAGCGATGTTTTGACATGCTCGATGTTTGTAACTGCATGATTATATTTGGAAGGTATATAATTCCTTGCACGCTACATGAACGTTTCTTCAATACTGGATGTATACGTGGAATGTCTTGGATTGATTGGTTTTTCTGTTTCTAGGATTGACGAACTAGAGGTTATACATAAGCCAATGTTTGCCGGTGCTCGTGGTGATCNNNNNNNNNNNNNNNNNNNNNNNNNNNNNNNNNNNNNNNNNNNNNNNNNNNNNNNNNNNNNNNNNNNNNNNNNNNNNNNNNNNNNNNNNNNNNNNNNNNNNNNNNNNNNNNNNNNNNNNNNNNNNNNNNNNNNNNNNNNNNNNNNNNNNNNNNNNNNNNNNNNNNNNNNNNNNNNNNNNNNNNNNNNNNNNNNNNNNNNNNNNNNNNNNNNNNNNNNNNNNNNNNNNNNNNNNNNNNNNNNNNNNNNNNNNNNNNNNNNNNNNNNNNNNNNNNNNNNNNNNNNNNNNNNNNNNNNNNNNNNNNNNNNNNNNNNNNNNNNNNNNNNNNNNNNNNNNNNNNNNNNNNNNNNNNNNNNNNNNNNNNNNNNNNNNNNNNNNNNNNNNNNNNNNNNNNNNNNNNNNNNNNNNNNNNNNNNNNNNNNNNNNNNNNNNNNNNNNNNNNNNNNNNNNNNNNNNNNNNNNNNNNNNNNNNNNNNNNNNNNNNNNNNNNNNNNNNNNNNNNNNNNNNNNNNNNNNNNNNNNNNNNNNNNNNNNNNNNNNNNNNNNNNNNNNNNNNNNNNNNNNNNNNNNNNNNNNNNNNNNNNNNNNNNNNNNNNNNNNNNNNNNNNNNNNNNNNNNNNNNNNNNNNNNNNNNNNNNNNNNNNNNNNNNNNNNNNNNNNNNNNNNNNNNNNNNNNNNNNNNNNNNNNNNNNNNNNNNNNNNNNNNNNNNNNNNNNNNNNNNNNNNNNNNNNNNNNNNNNNNNNNNNNNNNNNNNNNNNNNNNNNNNNNNNNNNNNNNNNNNNNNNNNNNNNNNNNNNNNNNNNNNNNNNNNNNNNNNNNNNNNNNNNNNNNNNNNNNNNNNNNNNNNNNNNNNNNNNNNNNNNNNNNNNNNNNNNNNNNNNNNNNNNNNNNNNNNNNNNNNNNNNNNNNNNNNNNNNNNNNNNNNNNNNNNNNNNNNNNNNNNNNNNNNNNNNNNNNNNNNNNNNNNNNNNNNNNNNNNNNNNNNNNNNNNNNNNNNNNNCACAcggtattatttatacttttcagataattatagaaaatttggTAGAAACAGTGTTTGAAGGAGTTAATCATGTAGAAGAAGCTGTTGTGGCCCTGTATTCGCTACACAATTATTCAAAGCGCAAAAGCCTGAAACGTATTTTTAAGAGAAAAACGGCTGAAGTAAggaattcattaattaattatatgttccAGTTGTTTGCCTAAAATGTACACGTCTATAAGTAAGCATTTTAATAAGCAATTCTCAACAGGTTTGGGCCATGTTCAGTGACGAAGTGCAAGAAGCCAAGAAGGATATGGTATCAGCTCGCGGTCAGTATCCGTCTGACTTGCCCTCGTTTGCCGGTAGAGCGGTTGTGCTTCGCATGAGGAAGAATAGGCTAGCATATTTGAAGAAGGTATCAGGAAATTTCCTTTCTTTCAATATACCGAAATACCTCTTACGTAAACTACAGTATATATTGTAGGTagcaaa
Above is a genomic segment from Zerene cesonia ecotype Mississippi chromosome 19, Zerene_cesonia_1.1, whole genome shotgun sequence containing:
- the LOC119834371 gene encoding RDS/peripherin-like protein xRDS35 produces the protein MQLILSLVMVIFCYNVSVRVMSLLKHIHKLTVYLLYGLILLQAYSMKLHYTSGLRLLSWLLRRPHWHRSCVVTRRWMVSGCLMAANGVLVYAACRSTLKALIKELSTSLRVGISQYLTEPSWKTLLDTMQVELNCCGADQPSDWNEIPWLNIDFLNEDSDLVMKLAGTDGKVLPPVTPYSCCSPTLLAPCYHDPLQQWEWRWAWQSHSPLWGASQHARGCVAAVRAPLARAARALQACTCLAVLLQLVIIIVSQLMRTSARAAALRGDAAGAGRASFLFPSPPSEHLIRTGVYMEDM